In a genomic window of Deltaproteobacteria bacterium:
- the kdsA gene encoding 3-deoxy-8-phosphooctulonate synthase yields the protein MDKKPVHTRTVRVGEVDIGGNAPFVLIAGPCVIESARSTLSAAGELSRICRDLGVPLVFKSSFDKANRTSGSTFRGPGLEAGLEILGTVRQDLGIPVTSDVHDTRQVERSAEVLDLIQIPSFLCRQTDLLLAASRTGLPVNVKKGQFLSPWDVGGIIGKVRNGEGLLITERGTTFGYNNLVVDFRSFPVIRGLGTPVVYDATHSLQLPGGLGDRSGGTREYIPHLCRGAVACGIDAVFMEVHPDPDSAPCDGPNMWPLERLKDLLESLLLIDSAAKSGGSMSSPASKNGSERLFARLSR from the coding sequence GTGGATAAAAAGCCCGTCCATACTCGAACAGTCCGGGTTGGAGAGGTGGACATCGGGGGAAATGCGCCGTTTGTTCTCATTGCGGGTCCATGCGTCATCGAGTCCGCCCGATCCACCCTCTCCGCTGCCGGGGAGCTTTCCCGAATATGCCGGGATCTTGGGGTCCCCCTGGTCTTCAAATCTTCTTTCGACAAGGCGAATCGAACATCCGGAAGCACTTTCCGCGGGCCTGGTCTCGAGGCCGGGCTGGAGATACTCGGAACTGTCAGGCAGGATCTGGGTATACCTGTAACATCCGACGTCCACGATACCAGACAGGTGGAGCGATCAGCGGAGGTTCTGGATCTTATTCAGATACCGTCCTTTCTCTGTCGCCAGACGGACCTTCTCCTGGCCGCTTCCCGAACGGGATTACCCGTTAATGTAAAAAAGGGGCAGTTCCTGTCCCCCTGGGATGTCGGTGGGATCATTGGAAAGGTCCGGAACGGGGAAGGTCTGCTTATCACCGAGAGAGGTACGACCTTCGGCTACAACAACCTCGTGGTTGATTTTCGATCCTTTCCTGTAATCAGAGGTCTTGGAACCCCTGTTGTCTATGACGCAACCCATAGCCTCCAGCTTCCGGGAGGGCTGGGTGACCGATCAGGAGGAACCAGGGAGTACATTCCTCACCTTTGCCGCGGTGCGGTGGCGTGCGGAATTGACGCGGTTTTTATGGAGGTTCATCCCGACCCCGACTCCGCTCCGTGCGATGGACCGAACATGTGGCCCCTGGAACGGCTGAAGGATCTTCTCGAATCCCTTCTACTGATTGACAGCGCCGCAAAATCAGGAGGTTCGATGTCATCCCCCGCCTCGAAAAATGGCTCGGAGAGACTTTTTGCGAGGTTATCAAGGTGA
- a CDS encoding KpsF/GutQ family sugar-phosphate isomerase — protein MRKRLGGEFVTAVEMLLACKGRVVFAGMGKSGLVCRKIAATFASTGTPSLFIHPAEGGHGDLGMLVRGDVLVAVSNSGETEEMIRLLPSVKRLGIPIICMTGKGPSTLAKRADVVLDISVEEEACPLGLAPTASTTVTLALGDSLAVSLLELRGFSEEDFAMIHPWGTLGRRFLTVADIMHTGNEIPVVNEEVPLREAIFEITSKQLGFTTVVDVNRALLGVITDGDLRRLLETKANPLGLTAGQVMTRNPKAITMETMAAKALQVMESHSITSLVVTNPEGTMEGVIHLHDILKGGVA, from the coding sequence ATGAGGAAGAGGCTTGGAGGAGAGTTTGTCACTGCCGTTGAGATGCTCCTGGCCTGTAAAGGGAGGGTCGTTTTCGCTGGAATGGGGAAGTCGGGCCTGGTATGCCGAAAGATCGCCGCGACCTTCGCGAGTACCGGCACTCCTTCCCTTTTCATCCATCCCGCGGAAGGAGGCCATGGCGACCTGGGGATGCTCGTCAGGGGGGATGTCCTTGTTGCCGTGTCCAACAGCGGCGAAACGGAGGAGATGATCAGGCTTCTGCCGTCGGTAAAGAGGTTGGGGATTCCCATAATATGTATGACGGGCAAAGGCCCTTCCACCCTGGCCAAAAGGGCGGATGTAGTCCTGGATATCTCGGTAGAGGAGGAGGCCTGTCCCCTGGGCCTGGCCCCGACCGCCAGCACCACGGTTACTCTGGCGTTGGGAGATTCCCTAGCCGTTTCCCTGCTGGAATTAAGAGGGTTTTCAGAGGAGGATTTCGCCATGATTCATCCGTGGGGAACGCTGGGACGCCGTTTCCTCACCGTGGCTGATATCATGCATACCGGTAATGAGATCCCGGTGGTCAACGAAGAGGTCCCCCTCCGGGAGGCCATTTTTGAAATCACCTCCAAGCAGCTCGGTTTTACAACTGTGGTGGATGTAAATCGCGCTCTCCTTGGAGTTATCACCGACGGAGATCTCAGGAGGCTGCTTGAAACAAAGGCAAACCCGCTTGGGCTTACCGCCGGACAGGTTATGACCAGAAACCCCAAGGCCATCACCATGGAAACCATGGCCGCCAAAGCCCTTCAGGTAATGGAGAGCCACTCCATTACAAGCCTGGTCGTCACGAACCCCGAGGGGACCATGGAAGGGGTTATCCATCTGCATGACATTCTGAAAGGGGGAGTCGCCTGA
- a CDS encoding HAD hydrolase family protein, protein MEAATGKMLASARKVRLVAFDVDGVLTDGKVSYTSSGDEIKSFNVRDGHAIKLAQRAGLTVAFITGRMSPIVDIRAGELGVKHVFQGVKDKIVALDYLLSTLGLESSQVAYMGDDLVDLPILLKVGLGCAVADAPSEVRERAAIVFDSPGGCGAARDLIVFILKAQDLWDSTLKRYL, encoded by the coding sequence ATGGAAGCTGCCACTGGGAAAATGCTGGCTTCCGCCAGAAAAGTAAGGTTGGTGGCTTTCGATGTGGATGGGGTTTTGACGGATGGAAAAGTTTCCTATACATCCTCCGGCGATGAGATCAAATCGTTCAATGTCCGGGACGGACATGCCATAAAGCTTGCCCAGAGAGCGGGATTGACGGTTGCCTTCATCACCGGTCGTATGAGTCCCATAGTGGACATCAGGGCCGGGGAGTTGGGAGTCAAGCACGTTTTCCAGGGGGTAAAAGATAAAATCGTTGCTCTGGATTACCTCCTTTCCACTCTTGGTCTGGAGTCCTCCCAGGTTGCCTACATGGGGGACGACCTGGTTGACCTTCCAATATTGTTGAAGGTCGGCCTTGGCTGTGCGGTTGCCGACGCCCCTTCGGAGGTCAGGGAACGTGCGGCCATTGTATTTGATTCCCCGGGAGGGTGCGGGGCGGCAAGGGATCTTATCGTTTTCATCCTCAAGGCCCAGGACCTGTGGGACAGTACCCTTAAACGTTACCTGTAG
- a CDS encoding LPS export ABC transporter periplasmic protein LptC has translation MNVRDRSLRASAPVLLLLGGIVMTLVFTVPPSSLASDIQLKGFKIVEENGPAPWRIQAAEASVRNKSLVALRDIRAQMLEGAVEKVWARGDRGLYNTDTRILDLEGDTRAGTVSGFHFSAPTLRWDGNSSIITSQGGVELTASWLRVRGRTLSYNISTGIMFITGDVRARWLLDGRTP, from the coding sequence ATGAACGTCCGTGATAGATCACTCCGTGCATCTGCTCCGGTCCTTCTGCTTCTGGGCGGTATTGTCATGACCCTTGTTTTCACGGTCCCCCCTTCAAGTCTGGCCTCGGATATCCAGTTGAAGGGATTTAAAATCGTTGAGGAGAACGGTCCCGCACCCTGGCGGATCCAGGCAGCTGAAGCCTCCGTCCGGAATAAATCCCTGGTCGCCCTCAGGGATATCAGGGCCCAGATGCTGGAAGGCGCTGTGGAAAAGGTCTGGGCTCGGGGCGACAGGGGCCTGTATAACACGGACACCAGGATCCTTGATCTCGAGGGGGATACGAGGGCCGGAACCGTTTCCGGCTTCCATTTTTCCGCCCCCACCCTCCGATGGGATGGAAACAGCTCGATTATCACCTCCCAGGGTGGGGTAGAGTTGACGGCTTCCTGGCTTCGTGTGCGAGGTCGAACCCTCAGCTATAATATCTCTACCGGCATAATGTTCATCACCGGGGATGTCAGGGCCAGATGGCTTCTGGACGGGAGGACTCCATGA
- the lptB gene encoding LPS export ABC transporter ATP-binding protein: MRLVADSLVKRYRKRTAVDGVSITLSPGEVVGLLGPNGAGKTTMFYMISGMVRPDGGQVLLNGTDITRWPVHRRARAGLGYLPQEPSIFRGMTVQDNLLSVMEAVGIPAGSRNALLEELTEAMGVAHLGKNLGGKLSGGERRRVEIARALVADPSYLLLDEPFAGIDPITVLELQELILILRKRDLGILITDHNVRECLGITDRAYILAEGKILEEGSPEVITSSEKAQKVYFGEGFSL; this comes from the coding sequence ATGAGGCTCGTTGCTGATTCCCTCGTTAAACGATATCGGAAACGGACGGCGGTGGACGGCGTGTCCATCACCCTCTCTCCCGGCGAGGTCGTTGGGCTGCTCGGACCCAATGGGGCCGGCAAGACCACCATGTTCTACATGATCTCGGGGATGGTGAGGCCGGATGGCGGACAGGTTCTTCTTAACGGCACCGATATAACGAGGTGGCCTGTGCATCGCCGGGCACGGGCCGGCCTGGGGTATCTCCCCCAGGAACCATCCATATTCAGGGGGATGACTGTGCAGGATAACCTCCTGTCCGTTATGGAGGCGGTGGGCATCCCTGCCGGGTCGAGAAATGCTCTGCTGGAGGAACTGACTGAAGCAATGGGTGTTGCCCATCTTGGCAAAAACCTTGGTGGAAAACTTTCGGGGGGTGAGCGGCGGAGAGTGGAGATTGCCAGAGCTCTCGTGGCGGACCCATCCTATCTTCTGCTGGATGAACCTTTCGCCGGGATTGATCCCATTACGGTCCTGGAGCTGCAAGAGCTTATCCTGATATTGAGGAAACGGGATCTCGGAATTCTGATTACGGATCATAACGTCAGGGAATGCCTGGGAATCACCGATAGGGCCTACATCCTGGCGGAAGGCAAGATCCTGGAAGAGGGATCCCCGGAGGTGATCACGTCCAGTGAGAAGGCCCAAAAAGTTTATTTTGGAGAGGGATTCAGCCTGTGA
- the rpoN gene encoding RNA polymerase factor sigma-54, protein MNIKIHLQMKQTQQLVMTPQLQQAIKLLQLSRLELAEMVRQEILENPALDETSPPESPNDISLDQQDISSDEPVRKEPEREEEINVLSIPDNLKEWEAYLDSGQNLPYHVREEQERPSFESLISRPDTLQEHLLWQLRMSKLNRKEFDVGSLIIGNLDENGYLRTDLEEVLLPLGDDVLLIGEKILGFVQQLDPPGVGARDLKECLLLQVRQLGIEGSLTERLIAEHLEDLGKGDLAGIARELDVPMEDILSAQRILHGLEPKPGRPFGGSAPVYVTPDVHLFKMDDEWIIMLNDDGMPKLRINSYYRELLNRGSKLPEEDRAFLLEKIRSAAWLIKSIDQRQRTIYRVVKSILGKQMEFFERGVKYLRPMVLRDVADDIGVHESTVSRVTTQKYLHCPEGLLELKYFFNPGIQTVSGEFLASESVRAKIKDIIKAENQDKPLSDQAISDMLKLEGIDIARRTVAKYRENMGILPSSRRKGSF, encoded by the coding sequence GTGAACATCAAAATACATCTCCAGATGAAACAGACCCAACAGCTGGTTATGACCCCTCAGCTGCAGCAGGCCATTAAACTTCTTCAGCTTTCCCGGCTTGAACTCGCAGAAATGGTACGCCAGGAGATTCTCGAAAACCCTGCCCTTGATGAGACATCCCCCCCGGAAAGTCCCAATGACATTTCCCTGGATCAGCAGGACATCTCCTCCGACGAACCGGTCAGGAAGGAACCGGAAAGGGAGGAAGAGATAAATGTCCTGTCCATCCCCGATAACCTGAAGGAGTGGGAGGCCTATCTGGATTCCGGACAGAACCTTCCTTACCATGTCCGGGAAGAACAGGAACGCCCTTCCTTCGAGAGCCTCATCAGCAGGCCCGACACCCTGCAGGAGCACCTCCTCTGGCAGCTTCGAATGTCGAAGCTCAACCGGAAAGAATTCGATGTCGGGTCCTTGATTATCGGGAATCTTGACGAGAACGGTTACCTCAGGACAGACCTCGAGGAGGTTCTCCTCCCCCTCGGAGACGATGTGCTTTTAATCGGGGAGAAGATACTAGGCTTCGTACAGCAGCTGGATCCTCCAGGCGTGGGAGCCAGGGACTTGAAGGAATGTCTTCTCCTACAGGTTCGTCAGCTGGGAATCGAGGGCAGCCTGACGGAGCGTTTGATAGCCGAACATCTGGAGGATCTGGGCAAGGGTGACCTTGCCGGTATCGCCAGGGAACTTGATGTTCCCATGGAGGACATCCTGTCCGCACAGAGGATTCTGCATGGATTGGAACCCAAGCCGGGAAGGCCTTTCGGGGGTAGCGCCCCTGTCTATGTAACGCCGGATGTGCATCTTTTCAAAATGGATGATGAATGGATCATCATGCTTAATGATGACGGAATGCCGAAACTCAGGATCAACAGCTACTACCGGGAACTTCTTAACCGCGGTTCCAAACTTCCGGAGGAGGACCGGGCATTTCTTCTGGAGAAGATCAGATCGGCGGCATGGTTGATAAAAAGCATCGATCAGCGTCAGCGGACCATCTACCGGGTAGTAAAAAGTATCCTGGGGAAACAGATGGAGTTTTTCGAGCGTGGGGTAAAATATTTAAGACCCATGGTTTTAAGAGATGTGGCGGATGACATCGGGGTACACGAGTCCACGGTCAGCCGTGTCACCACACAGAAATATCTTCATTGTCCTGAAGGTTTGTTGGAACTCAAATATTTCTTCAACCCGGGGATACAGACTGTCTCCGGGGAGTTTCTGGCGTCGGAAAGCGTGAGGGCCAAGATAAAGGATATTATCAAGGCAGAGAACCAGGATAAGCCTCTGAGCGATCAGGCCATTTCCGATATGCTGAAACTGGAGGGCATCGATATCGCCAGGAGAACCGTCGCCAAATACAGGGAGAACATGGGAATACTACCCTCCTCACGGAGGAAAGGGTCCTTCTGA
- the raiA gene encoding ribosome-associated translation inhibitor RaiA gives MQIEVSFRRMEQSDALRSYVEEKLSKVLKPLIEPVSAQVVFQVEKYRHITKVTVAANGIIIKGKEETNDMYSSIDLVLDKLDRQVKKYREKIQRHGDRDAVRVFKASHRIIHDADDLGKTPEIIQQKEIILRPITVDEAVMQMELMNKPFLLFNNSNSNELNVIYVRDDGHYGLIEPRMQD, from the coding sequence ATGCAGATCGAAGTATCGTTTAGAAGGATGGAACAAAGTGATGCCCTGCGCAGCTACGTCGAGGAGAAATTGTCAAAAGTTCTTAAACCTCTGATCGAGCCGGTCAGTGCGCAGGTCGTCTTTCAGGTGGAGAAATACAGGCATATTACCAAGGTCACTGTGGCTGCCAACGGTATCATCATCAAGGGCAAGGAGGAGACGAATGACATGTACTCCTCCATCGACCTGGTCCTGGACAAATTGGACAGGCAGGTCAAGAAGTACAGGGAAAAGATTCAGAGACATGGTGATCGTGACGCTGTCAGGGTTTTCAAGGCCAGCCACAGAATTATACATGACGCTGACGACCTGGGAAAAACGCCTGAGATTATCCAACAGAAGGAAATAATCCTGAGGCCCATTACGGTCGATGAAGCTGTAATGCAGATGGAATTGATGAATAAACCTTTCCTGCTGTTCAACAATTCAAACTCCAATGAACTCAATGTAATTTATGTACGGGATGATGGGCATTACGGCCTCATCGAACCCCGTATGCAGGATTAG
- a CDS encoding PTS sugar transporter subunit IIA yields MEIVDFLSPEDIIPELNASSMEGALREFAGHLKSREIIKDTDGLVEVLLDREKLGSTGIGNGVAIPHGRLPDINGIVVVFGRSTKGIEFNAHDQEPVHLLFLLVAPEDSGGDHLKTLARISRIIKSPDCRRALMESTDDESLYRVISEEDKRH; encoded by the coding sequence ATGGAGATTGTTGATTTTCTTTCGCCGGAGGATATTATCCCGGAGCTTAACGCCTCCTCCATGGAGGGGGCGTTAAGAGAGTTTGCGGGACATCTGAAATCACGAGAAATTATCAAAGACACCGATGGACTGGTGGAAGTCCTTCTGGACAGGGAAAAACTGGGAAGCACCGGGATTGGAAACGGTGTCGCTATTCCCCACGGCAGGCTTCCGGACATTAATGGAATCGTGGTTGTTTTCGGACGTTCCACCAAGGGGATTGAGTTCAATGCCCACGATCAGGAGCCGGTTCATCTGCTTTTTCTCCTTGTTGCACCGGAGGACTCCGGTGGTGATCATCTTAAGACCCTCGCGCGGATTTCACGGATCATCAAAAGCCCCGATTGCCGCCGGGCACTTATGGAATCCACGGACGATGAATCGCTCTATCGGGTGATTTCCGAGGAGGACAAGCGGCACTAA
- the hprK gene encoding HPr(Ser) kinase/phosphatase — protein MSSIPVSTFFEHNRENLGLEVLAGWDGVERPIRIARIQKPGLALAGYFDQIHRDRVQVLGQTEISYLATLKAEVARQRLDGLCSSGVSCLIVAKGLNVPDAMLELADRHKVPLFRSPDISSDLIRRVTTYLENVLAPETSVHGAMVDVFGVGILLLGKSGIGKSECALGLVERGHRLVGDDVVIIKRTAPGVLFGSGDKLIEHHIEIRGLGIINIKDLYGVSSIRKTKKLELIVEMVEWRKGEEIDRTGLDEHTYPILGSKVPYLRIPIRPARDLSLIVEVAARNHLLKEMGYNAAQEFDGNLSRKINDNMVKRGKPNLESVE, from the coding sequence ATGAGCAGTATCCCCGTAAGTACTTTCTTTGAACACAACCGTGAAAACCTTGGTCTTGAGGTCCTCGCCGGCTGGGACGGGGTTGAAAGACCGATCCGGATTGCCCGTATTCAGAAGCCTGGATTGGCCTTGGCCGGCTATTTCGATCAGATTCACAGGGATCGGGTTCAGGTTCTCGGACAGACTGAAATATCCTATCTGGCCACACTGAAGGCCGAGGTGGCACGGCAGCGTCTCGATGGGCTGTGTTCCTCAGGGGTTTCCTGCCTTATCGTCGCAAAGGGCCTGAACGTTCCTGACGCGATGCTGGAACTGGCCGACCGGCACAAGGTTCCGTTATTCCGATCGCCGGATATCTCGTCAGACCTTATCAGAAGGGTTACTACCTATCTCGAGAATGTCCTGGCGCCTGAGACCTCTGTCCATGGCGCCATGGTTGATGTGTTCGGCGTAGGCATCCTGTTGCTCGGGAAGAGCGGCATCGGGAAAAGCGAATGCGCCCTCGGACTGGTGGAAAGGGGCCACAGGCTTGTGGGCGATGATGTCGTCATCATTAAAAGAACGGCCCCCGGCGTACTGTTCGGAAGCGGAGATAAACTCATAGAACACCACATTGAGATCCGAGGATTGGGTATTATCAATATTAAGGATCTGTATGGGGTCTCATCCATCCGAAAGACAAAAAAGCTCGAACTCATAGTTGAGATGGTGGAGTGGCGGAAGGGAGAGGAGATTGATCGGACGGGACTCGACGAGCACACCTATCCCATCCTCGGTTCAAAGGTGCCCTACCTGAGGATACCGATTCGCCCGGCCCGGGATCTTTCCCTCATAGTTGAGGTGGCCGCCCGCAACCACCTACTCAAAGAGATGGGTTATAATGCGGCTCAGGAATTCGACGGGAATCTCTCCAGGAAGATAAATGACAACATGGTGAAAAGGGGAAAACCTAACTTGGAGTCGGTTGAATGA
- the rapZ gene encoding RNase adapter RapZ, translating to MKRTEFVIITGASGTGKTTALKTLEDIGYYAVDNLPVDLLHAFAHLVETGHPDISRAAMVMDIREPDLQTRFPVVIESLKDSGYKVIVACLETSMDALQKRFSETRRVHPLDPASPLSEALQREHELIKPLSDAADIHIDTTDLNPHELKKLIRRRFGGTDKDGRMVLTFVSFGYKLGLPREADLVFDVRFLPNPFFVEGLKDRDGRDPEVRRFIEMSDGTEEFLEKLENFLSDLIPKYAGEARGYLTVAIGCTGGRHRSVAVVEKIAEKFSDNTLVNVQVRHRDLREE from the coding sequence ATGAAGAGGACCGAATTTGTCATTATAACCGGGGCATCAGGCACTGGGAAGACCACCGCATTGAAGACCCTGGAGGATATCGGCTACTACGCTGTCGATAACCTTCCGGTGGATCTCCTCCATGCCTTTGCCCATCTCGTTGAGACGGGACATCCGGATATCAGCCGGGCGGCCATGGTTATGGACATCCGGGAACCTGACCTTCAGACTCGCTTCCCGGTCGTCATAGAATCCCTGAAGGACTCCGGCTATAAGGTTATCGTTGCCTGTCTGGAGACCTCGATGGACGCACTCCAGAAGCGATTCAGCGAGACGAGACGGGTTCACCCCCTGGACCCGGCTTCGCCTTTGTCGGAGGCGCTTCAAAGGGAGCATGAGCTCATTAAACCTCTGAGTGATGCCGCCGATATTCATATCGATACCACCGATCTTAATCCACATGAGCTGAAAAAACTTATTCGGAGACGGTTTGGAGGAACGGACAAAGACGGCCGGATGGTTCTGACCTTTGTCTCCTTCGGATACAAACTGGGACTCCCCAGGGAGGCCGACCTGGTTTTTGACGTCCGTTTTCTCCCCAACCCGTTTTTCGTGGAGGGTCTCAAGGACAGGGACGGCAGGGACCCAGAGGTCCGGCGCTTCATTGAGATGTCCGATGGGACAGAGGAGTTTCTGGAAAAGCTCGAGAATTTTCTGTCTGACCTTATCCCGAAATATGCCGGTGAGGCCAGGGGTTATCTGACGGTGGCCATTGGGTGCACCGGCGGGCGGCATCGTTCGGTGGCCGTTGTGGAGAAGATTGCCGAAAAATTCTCGGACAACACTCTGGTTAACGTACAGGTCAGGCATCGGGACCTGCGGGAGGAGTAG
- a CDS encoding PTS sugar transporter subunit IIA gives MIEGIGIVLVTHGGLGEALVDTCASITGKLENMVHVAVKASDGVEDVRENIGRAIESVKGVRGAILLVDMFGGTPSNIGLSFLAEGEVEVVTGVNLPMLLKVATFDSTTSLGEAARTLRDYGRQHIKVAAEYLSGK, from the coding sequence ATGATCGAGGGTATAGGCATAGTCCTTGTAACCCATGGAGGGCTCGGTGAGGCCTTGGTTGACACCTGCGCCTCCATAACCGGCAAACTGGAGAACATGGTCCATGTGGCGGTCAAAGCCTCCGACGGTGTCGAGGATGTCAGGGAAAACATTGGACGGGCGATCGAGAGCGTAAAAGGCGTCAGAGGAGCCATTCTCCTGGTGGATATGTTTGGTGGGACCCCATCGAACATAGGTCTTTCGTTCCTTGCCGAAGGTGAGGTTGAGGTTGTGACCGGCGTCAATCTCCCCATGCTGCTGAAAGTTGCGACCTTTGATAGTACAACCTCCTTGGGGGAGGCGGCCCGGACCCTCAGGGATTATGGCAGGCAGCATATCAAGGTGGCTGCGGAATATCTGTCAGGTAAGTAG
- a CDS encoding PTS sugar transporter subunit IIB codes for MPVVLARVDDRLVHGQIIESWVPYLQADFICVIDNEIFEDGPRCRLMRMIVSTSTKFSVVSTSSLKPCLEREKGRNSLLLFSSLADVLAVVKNGVSIDAVNVGNLHHLRRGWKVSPSVFLDRNDLDVLRELLSLGIEVEATDLPGGKSYDLKKFALSKEDIQ; via the coding sequence ATGCCGGTGGTCCTTGCCAGGGTGGATGATCGTCTTGTCCATGGACAGATCATCGAAAGTTGGGTCCCATATCTCCAGGCCGATTTTATCTGTGTGATCGACAATGAAATCTTCGAGGACGGACCCAGATGTCGCCTGATGCGCATGATCGTTTCCACCTCAACCAAATTTTCCGTCGTTTCAACTTCCAGCCTGAAACCGTGTCTTGAAAGAGAAAAGGGGAGAAATAGTCTCCTCCTGTTCAGCTCTCTTGCGGACGTTCTCGCGGTGGTCAAGAACGGGGTATCCATCGATGCCGTGAACGTCGGAAATCTCCATCACCTGCGGCGGGGATGGAAGGTGAGCCCATCCGTTTTCCTGGACAGAAATGACCTGGATGTTCTTCGGGAACTGTTATCCCTGGGGATTGAAGTCGAGGCCACGGATCTCCCGGGCGGAAAATCCTACGACCTGAAAAAATTCGCCCTTTCAAAGGAAGATATCCAGTGA
- a CDS encoding PTS sugar transporter subunit IIC, whose protein sequence is MSSLPGLLVSTALIGGLLGVERTAFGQFSLSRPLAASFLFGILTGQPAEGAMVGILFELLFIRAIPAGSYVPYHPLYPALLAVMLLASGVLGDHGWMRVPAAALFALPAILPDRLAEIVWRRSNERAITRSVALFRMGNPRQARTVHLLSISRAFLFHALSIALSGAILYFFSSWILAAIPGALGYFAIIGITPFFVGLAGVSANRLRGLGWIGFVLGLLAGALVGSGVLA, encoded by the coding sequence GTGAGTTCCCTGCCGGGTCTTCTCGTTTCCACCGCCCTTATCGGCGGCCTTCTTGGTGTTGAGAGGACAGCCTTTGGCCAGTTTTCTCTGTCCAGGCCGCTTGCCGCGTCCTTCCTTTTCGGTATCCTCACCGGCCAGCCCGCAGAGGGGGCAATGGTGGGCATCCTTTTTGAACTGCTTTTTATTCGTGCCATTCCCGCCGGTTCCTATGTTCCCTATCACCCCCTCTACCCGGCCCTTCTCGCCGTGATGCTGCTCGCATCGGGGGTGCTTGGCGACCATGGCTGGATGAGGGTCCCGGCAGCCGCCCTGTTTGCTCTTCCCGCCATCCTGCCGGACCGCCTGGCAGAAATCGTCTGGAGGAGGTCCAACGAACGGGCCATAACCAGGTCTGTGGCTCTCTTCAGAATGGGGAATCCTCGACAGGCACGCACTGTACATCTGCTGAGTATCAGTCGGGCATTCCTTTTCCACGCCCTGTCAATTGCCCTGTCCGGGGCCATCCTCTATTTCTTTTCCTCATGGATTCTGGCCGCAATACCGGGAGCGTTGGGGTATTTTGCGATTATCGGCATAACCCCGTTTTTCGTCGGGTTGGCCGGTGTGTCGGCCAATCGTCTCCGGGGGCTTGGATGGATCGGGTTCGTCCTGGGCCTGCTGGCGGGTGCCCTCGTAGGAAGCGGCGTTCTGGCATGA
- a CDS encoding PTS system mannose/fructose/sorbose family transporter subunit IID produces MSKIGIRQRILFLIRSLSIQGSWSYRHMQGLGYFYVLYPWLRRFTGDDFHKVFKGHLTYFNTHPIMASYLFGVSARLEEEGDHEGSVRAKNILMGPLGATGDRLFWGSLRPLVTVSGLCVALFNPLAGVFTLLLLHNTIQLISRWLLFDKGFENAADPLSYIADHDSVGLSRITRSAIAPFAGFLLGMVAFRTGTPGTVLLLFCVPLALYLKGRSTLTVWVTVAFISLILGVLGLRMELPWFLPR; encoded by the coding sequence ATGAGCAAAATCGGAATCAGGCAGAGGATTCTTTTTTTAATCCGCTCCCTGTCCATACAGGGATCCTGGAGCTATAGGCACATGCAGGGGTTGGGGTATTTTTACGTCCTTTACCCATGGCTCAGGAGGTTCACCGGAGATGATTTTCATAAGGTGTTCAAGGGCCACCTCACCTATTTCAACACCCACCCCATCATGGCCTCCTACCTGTTCGGTGTAAGCGCCCGACTGGAGGAGGAAGGAGACCATGAGGGGTCGGTTCGGGCCAAAAACATCCTCATGGGTCCCTTGGGAGCGACGGGCGACCGCCTCTTTTGGGGCTCCCTGAGACCGCTTGTCACCGTTTCAGGACTGTGTGTCGCCCTTTTCAACCCTTTGGCAGGGGTGTTTACGCTTCTCTTGCTCCATAACACCATCCAGCTGATCTCCCGGTGGTTACTGTTTGACAAGGGGTTCGAGAACGCCGCCGACCCGTTGTCCTATATCGCCGATCACGATAGCGTTGGGCTTTCCAGGATAACTCGCTCGGCCATAGCGCCCTTCGCGGGTTTTCTCCTCGGAATGGTAGCGTTCAGAACCGGGACGCCTGGAACCGTTCTCCTGCTTTTCTGTGTTCCCCTGGCCCTCTACCTGAAGGGGAGGAGCACACTGACGGTGTGGGTCACTGTCGCCTTTATCTCTCTGATCCTGGGTGTACTGGGGTTAAGGATGGAATTACCGTGGTTTCTGCCGAGGTGA